In Daucus carota subsp. sativus chromosome 4, DH1 v3.0, whole genome shotgun sequence, one DNA window encodes the following:
- the LOC108217241 gene encoding LOW QUALITY PROTEIN: large ribosomal subunit protein eL24 (The sequence of the model RefSeq protein was modified relative to this genomic sequence to represent the inferred CDS: inserted 1 base in 1 codon) translates to MYVKSNFIRYDADLKLDIRVDLSLTIDGEFIIYFWPPVMTELCRFSGAKIYPXEGIRFVRADSQVFLFVNSKCKRYFHNRLKPSKLTWTAMYRKQHKKDAAQEAVKLRRLATKKLYSWSIVGATLEVIQKRRTKKPEVRDAAREAACVKSRKGLRKLKMKRR, encoded by the exons ATGTATGTCAAGAGTAATTTTATTCGTTATGATGCAG ATTTGAAGTTAGATATAAGAGTCGATTTGAGTCTTACGATTGATGGggaatttattatctatttttggCCTCCTGTGAT GACAGAGCTCTGCCGGTTTAGTGGAGCCAAGATATACC AGGAGGGGATCAGATTTGTTCGTGCAGATTCTCAG GTGTTCCTGTTTGTGAACTCAAAATGCAAGAGGTACTTCCACAACAGGTTGAAGCCATCCAAACTTACTTGGACGGCTATGTACAGGAAGCAGCATAAGAAG GATGCCGCTCAAGAGGCAGTAAAACTGAGGCGTCTTGCTACCAAAAAACTTTACTCTTGGTCAATTGTGGGAGCAACCTTGGAGGTAATCCAGAAGAGAAGGACTAAAAAGCCAGAAGTCCGGGATGCTGCAAGAGAAGCTGCATGCG TGAAATCAAGGAAAGGATTAAGAAAactaaagatgaaaagaagGTGA
- the LOC108218094 gene encoding sulfite exporter TauE/SafE family protein 4 isoform X1, whose amino-acid sequence MGTTTGLVLYLLLAFSVAVVSVLFIPAPESHLLALHGSQIKVWPDLELNWRVVVATVIGFLGSGFGTVGGVGGGGIFVPMLNLIVGFDTKSAAALSKCMIMGASGASVWYNLRVQHPCREVAIIDYDLALLFQPMLMLGITLGVSLSVVFPYWLITILIIVLFLGTSSRSFFKAIKLWKEESLLKKEMTKQQGMIISRVELLVDTVYEPLVEKEEKTALQIIVSNLKWKRILALLVLWVSFLFLQIIKNGLVVCSTWYWVLNLLQLPFAFGVFGYECCKLHKECLERKNAGNLESVCEASIEWTAPNLAFCALCGILGGTVGGLLGSGGGFILGPLLLEIGVIPEVASATATFVMMFSSSLSVVEFYLLDRFPIPYAMYLMFVSVLAGFWGQFFVRKLIAILRRASIIVFILSAVIFSSALTMGVIGIEKSIEMIQGHEFMGFLPFCTSQ is encoded by the exons ATGGGGACAACAACAGGACTCGTTCTGTATCTGCTGCTAGCTTTCTCTGTTGCTGTTGTCTCTGTCTTGTTTATTCCAGCACCAGAGAGTCACCTCCTTGCTCTTCATGGCTCTCAgatcaaagtttggcct GACTTGGAGCTGAATTGGAGGGTTGTGGTGGCCACGGTGATCGGATTTTTAGGCTCGGGTTTCGGGACAGTTGGAGGAGTTGGAGGGGGAGGCATTTTCGTTCCCATGCTTAATTTGATTGTTGGATTTGATACTAAGTCTGCTGCTGCTCTTTCCAAGT GCATGATAATGGGAGCATCAGGTGCTTCAGTTTGGTACAACTTAAGGGTGCAGCATCCCTGTAGGGAAGTAGCCATCATAGACTATGATTTGGCCCTTCTCTTCCAGCCTATGCTCATGCTAGGCATTACCCTCGGCGTCTCTCTTAGCGTGGTCTTCCCTTACTGGCTCATCACTATACTAATCATTGTTCTCTTCTTGG GGACATCTTCAAGGTCATTCTTTAAGGCAATTAAGCTGTGGAAGGAAGAGTCACTTCTGAAG AAAGAAATGACAAAGCAACAAGGGATGATTATTTCTCGTGTTGAAC ttTTGGTTGATACAGTATATGAGccattggttgaaaaagaggaGAAAACAGCACTG CAAATCATTGTGTCCAACCTAAAGTGGAAAAGAATTCTGGCTCTACTTGTTCTGTGGGTTTCTTTCCTATTTCTTCAGATCATCAAG AATGGTTTAGTAGTTTGTAGCACATGGTACTGGGTGCTCAATTTGTTACAG TTACCTTTTGCTTTTGGAGTATTTGGATATGAATGTTGTAAACTTCACAAAGAATGCCTAGAGAGGAAAAATGCAGGGAATTTAGAATCAGTATGTGAGGCTTCAATAGAATGGACTGCGCCAAACCTAGCATTCTGTGCATTATGTGGCATATTGGGAGGCACTGTAGGAGGTCTACTCGGTTCTGGTGGGGGATTCATTCTTGGTCCTCTTTTACTGGAGATTGGTGTCATCCCCGAG GTGGCTAGTGCAACAGCAACATTTGTGATGATGTTCTCTTCATCCTTGTCTGTGGTGGAGTTCTACCTACTCGATAGATTTCCTATTCCTTACG CTATGTACCTCATGTTCGTATCTGTCTTGGCTGGCTTCTGGGGACAATTTTTTGTAAGGAAACTCATCGCAATTTTGAGGAGGGCATCAATCATTGTGTTTATCCTCTCTGCTGTCATATTTTCCAGTGCTTTAACTATGG GTGTCATTGGAATTGAAAAAAGTATAGAAATGATACAAGGCCACGAGTTCATGGGTTTTTTACCATTCTGTACCAGTCAATAA
- the LOC108215622 gene encoding uncharacterized protein LOC108215622, which produces MEANGTGEGMFSGINSVMLGHQLAPQHHQLHENIVSFGQPQVDQQAKNQQSSLRQTLHLTISDDDDDDDEPGLESAGKSHVSPWQRMKWTDTMVKLLIMVVFYMVDEQAVSEGNDVAGKKQGVNGSGALQKKGKWKSVSKAMMERGFFVSPQQCEDKFNDLNKRFKRVNDILGKGTSCKVVEDQSLLQRMDHLSPEIKEEVKKLLNSKHLFFREMCAYHSGCGGSAQHSAEVVGESSQIHRKKKCLHSSENSPNVPHLGRVETEDSKIIKIGSDEEDDDDDDDEEDDEDDEVEDGAGGHDKESDPRTSHKRRRNEMYSSPSVQEFNDEVNYIVQNETKSSGEKRQWMRIRLMHLEEQRIRYQREAYELEKKKMKWMKFSSRKDRNMEAEKLGNEKMRLENEKMVLVIKQTEVEHLNFQQQSIACNRRDDSLQSLDSR; this is translated from the coding sequence ATGGAAGCTAATGGTACTGGAGAGGGAATGTTTTCTGGTATAAATTCTGTGATGTTAGGCCACCAACTGGCACCACAGCATCACCAATTACATGAGAATATAGTTTCTTTTGGTCAGCCTCAAGTTGATCAGCAGGCCAAAAATCAGCAATCATCTTTAAGGCAAACGTTACATTTGACAataagtgatgatgatgatgatgatgatgagccCGGACTTGAAAGTGCTGGGAAGAGCCATGTTTCGCCTTGGCAGAGGATGAAGTGGACTGATACTATGGTGAAGTTGTTGATCATGGTGGTTTTCTATATGGTAGATGAACAAGCTGTTTCTGAAGGGAATGATGTGGCAGGGAAGAAGCAGGGGGTGAATGGAAGTGGAGCTTTACAGAAGAAAGGCAAGTGGAAGTCAGTGTCCAAGGCTATGATGGAGAGAGGGTTTTTTGTGTCTCCCCAACAGTGTGAGGATAAATTTAATGACTTGAATAAGAGGTTCAAGAGGGTTAATGATATACTTGGGAAGGGGACTTCTTGCAAGGTTGTGGAGGATCAGAGTTTGCTCCAGAGGATGGATCATTTGTCGCCTGAAATCAAAGAGGAGGTCAAGAAATTGCTGAATTCTAAGCATTTGTTTTTCAGGGAAATGTGTGCTTATCATAGTGGTTGCGGTGGCAGTGCTCAGCATTCGGCTGAGGTGGTAGGAGAGTCTTCCCAAATCCACCGAAAGAAGAAGTGTTTACATTCGTCTGAGAACTCCCCAAATGTGCCTCATTTGGGTAGAGTGGAGACAGAagattctaaaataataaaaataggaAGTGATGAGGAGGAcgacgatgatgatgatgatgaggaggacgatgaagatgatgaagtagaagatggtGCAGGAGGTCATGACAAGGAATCTGATCCTAGGACCTCACATAAGAGAAGAAGAAATGAAATGTATAGTTCACCTTCTGTTCAAGAATTCAATGATGAAGTCAATTACATAGTACAAAATGAGACGAAGAGTTCAGGGGAGAAAAGACAATGGATGAGGATCCGGTTGATGCATTTGGAGGAGCAGCGAATAAGGTATCAGCGTGAAGCATATGAACTtgagaagaaaaagatgaaatgGATGAAATTCAGCAGCAGGAAGGACCGGAATATGGAGGCAGAAAAGCTGGGAAATGAAAAGATGAGGCTTGAAAATGAAAAGATGGTTCTTGTTATAAAGCAAACAGAGGTAGAGCACTTGAATTTTCAGCAGCAAAGCATAGCATGTAACAGGAGGGATGATTCTCTTCAGTCACTAGATAGTAGATAG
- the LOC108218094 gene encoding sulfite exporter TauE/SafE family protein 4 isoform X2, protein MGTTTGLVLYLLLAFSVAVVSVLFIPAPESHLLALHGSQIKVWPDLELNWRVVVATVIGFLGSGFGTVGGVGGGGIFVPMLNLIVGFDTKSAAALSKCMIMGASGASVWYNLRVQHPCREVAIIDYDLALLFQPMLMLGITLGVSLSVVFPYWLITILIIVLFLGTSSRSFFKAIKLWKEESLLKKEMTKQQGMIISRVELYEPLVEKEEKTALQIIVSNLKWKRILALLVLWVSFLFLQIIKNGLVVCSTWYWVLNLLQLPFAFGVFGYECCKLHKECLERKNAGNLESVCEASIEWTAPNLAFCALCGILGGTVGGLLGSGGGFILGPLLLEIGVIPEVASATATFVMMFSSSLSVVEFYLLDRFPIPYAMYLMFVSVLAGFWGQFFVRKLIAILRRASIIVFILSAVIFSSALTMGVIGIEKSIEMIQGHEFMGFLPFCTSQ, encoded by the exons ATGGGGACAACAACAGGACTCGTTCTGTATCTGCTGCTAGCTTTCTCTGTTGCTGTTGTCTCTGTCTTGTTTATTCCAGCACCAGAGAGTCACCTCCTTGCTCTTCATGGCTCTCAgatcaaagtttggcct GACTTGGAGCTGAATTGGAGGGTTGTGGTGGCCACGGTGATCGGATTTTTAGGCTCGGGTTTCGGGACAGTTGGAGGAGTTGGAGGGGGAGGCATTTTCGTTCCCATGCTTAATTTGATTGTTGGATTTGATACTAAGTCTGCTGCTGCTCTTTCCAAGT GCATGATAATGGGAGCATCAGGTGCTTCAGTTTGGTACAACTTAAGGGTGCAGCATCCCTGTAGGGAAGTAGCCATCATAGACTATGATTTGGCCCTTCTCTTCCAGCCTATGCTCATGCTAGGCATTACCCTCGGCGTCTCTCTTAGCGTGGTCTTCCCTTACTGGCTCATCACTATACTAATCATTGTTCTCTTCTTGG GGACATCTTCAAGGTCATTCTTTAAGGCAATTAAGCTGTGGAAGGAAGAGTCACTTCTGAAG AAAGAAATGACAAAGCAACAAGGGATGATTATTTCTCGTGTTGAAC TATATGAGccattggttgaaaaagaggaGAAAACAGCACTG CAAATCATTGTGTCCAACCTAAAGTGGAAAAGAATTCTGGCTCTACTTGTTCTGTGGGTTTCTTTCCTATTTCTTCAGATCATCAAG AATGGTTTAGTAGTTTGTAGCACATGGTACTGGGTGCTCAATTTGTTACAG TTACCTTTTGCTTTTGGAGTATTTGGATATGAATGTTGTAAACTTCACAAAGAATGCCTAGAGAGGAAAAATGCAGGGAATTTAGAATCAGTATGTGAGGCTTCAATAGAATGGACTGCGCCAAACCTAGCATTCTGTGCATTATGTGGCATATTGGGAGGCACTGTAGGAGGTCTACTCGGTTCTGGTGGGGGATTCATTCTTGGTCCTCTTTTACTGGAGATTGGTGTCATCCCCGAG GTGGCTAGTGCAACAGCAACATTTGTGATGATGTTCTCTTCATCCTTGTCTGTGGTGGAGTTCTACCTACTCGATAGATTTCCTATTCCTTACG CTATGTACCTCATGTTCGTATCTGTCTTGGCTGGCTTCTGGGGACAATTTTTTGTAAGGAAACTCATCGCAATTTTGAGGAGGGCATCAATCATTGTGTTTATCCTCTCTGCTGTCATATTTTCCAGTGCTTTAACTATGG GTGTCATTGGAATTGAAAAAAGTATAGAAATGATACAAGGCCACGAGTTCATGGGTTTTTTACCATTCTGTACCAGTCAATAA
- the LOC108215623 gene encoding uncharacterized protein LOC108215623 — translation MLKQVHNKLFARGGDTILPALYMLRNGLHCGQPHLAPRSFFGVEDFLDDNNSRPYTYQKEKKSKNPNKHVSFKQRTVAYMEPFTLDVFISKRFVSASITHRVTSKQVAVAGTNSKDIKAALKSRSDIPACLSVGKILSERAREADVYTASYTPRDRDKFEGKIRAVVQSLIDNGIDIKVYLD, via the exons ATGCTTAAGCAAGTGCACAACAAGCTATTTGCTCGTGGAGGTGATACAATTTTGCCTGCCTTGTATATGTTAAGAAATGGTCTACATTGTGGACAG CCTCATTTAGCACCCAGGAGCTTTTTTGGAGTAGAGGATTTCCTTGATGATAACAATAGTCGACCGTACACATACCAGAAGGAGAAGAAGTCCAAGAATCCAAACAAACATGTATCATTCAAACAGCGCACTGTAGCTTATATGGAGCCTTTTACATTAGATGTGTTCATCTCAAAGCGTTTTGTTTCAGCCTCCATAACTCATAGAGTAACAAGCAAGCAAGTTGCTGTTGCCGGTACGAACTCCAAAGACATTAAAGCTGCACTCAAATCGCGATCAGATATTCCAGCATGTTTGTCCGTAGGTAAGATTTTATCGGAGAGGGCTAGGGAAGCAGATGTCTACACAGCTTCTTACACTCCAAGAGATAGGGACAAGTTTGAAGGGAAAATCAGAGCAGTTGTGCAATCCTTGATTGATAATGGAATTGATATTAAAGTCTACCTGGATTAg
- the LOC108218070 gene encoding iridoid oxidase, which translates to MEGNHLFTWLTAALLASFPTILVLRWLYGRIGLPNRKPPGPPAWPLVGNIFDLGTMPHQDFYKLRPKYGPVLWLKLGLVDTMVIQSAKAAAELFKNHDAAFSDRQVPDALTACKYNQGSLAMGTYGPYWRTIRKLCSTEFLVTKRINDSTEIREKCVEKLVCWIEQNIASSQVEGRSGQVELAQLLFLMSFNLVGNLMLSKDLLDLSSNQGREFFNAMNQVMKWAGTPNLADFLPFLKPFDPFKVRKNMAKDMGVAMNIISSFLKDRGHESLSTEKVKKDFLDVLLEYQGDGKEGPDKISERNILIIILEMFFAGSETTSSSIEWAMAELLRNPESMRKVKTELESVIMPNKRVMESDMDKLPYLQAVVKETLRLHPTIPLLMRRNSKEDTKFMGYHVPKNTQVFVNVWAIGRDPDAWEDPLSFKPERFIGSNINYNGQHYELLPFGSGRRICVGMALAHRVLHLTLATLLWTFDWELDRSVTPGSLDMAERMGITLRKLEPLKAIPRKRILVKDEMII; encoded by the exons ATGGAGGGCAATCATTTGTTTACGTGGCTGACTGCGGctcttttagcttcatttcctACAATTCTTGTGCTCAGATGGTTATATGGGAGAATCGGCTTGCCTAATCGAAAACCACCAGGTCCGCCAGCATGGCCTCTGGTTGGAAATATTTTCGATCTAGGAACCATGCCACACCAGGACTTTTACAAACTTCGACCAAAGTATGGACCGGTTCTCTGGTTGAAGCTTGGTTTAGTCGATACCATGGTCATACAATCAGCCAAAGCTGCGGCCGAGCTGTTCAAGAACCATGATGCTGCCTTCTCTGATCGTCAGGTCCCGGATGCACTAACAGCCTGCAAATACAACCAAGGATCACTAGCCATGGGTACCTACGGTCCATATTGGCGCACCATACGAAAGCTCTGCTCCACGGAGTTCCTAGTCACTAAACGAATCAATGATTCAACCGAGATCCGGGAGAAGTGTGTTGAGAAGCTGGTTTGCTGGATAGAACAGAACATTGCATCCTCGCAAGTTGAGGGAAGATCAGGCCAAGTCGAACTAGCCCAACTCTTATTTCTCATGTCGTTTAACCTGGTGGGGAACCTCATGCTTTCGAAGGATCTTCTGGATTTATCTTCCAATCAAGGACGAGAATTCTTCAATGCAATGAACCAAGTGATGAAGTGGGCAGGGACACCCAACTTGGCAGACTTCCTGCCATTCTTGAAGCCGTTTGATCCATTTAAAGTTCGAAAAAATATGGCTAAAGACATGGGCGTAGCCATGAATATCATAAGCAGCTTTTTGAAAGACAGGGGTCATGAATCTCTATCGACAGAGAAGGTGAAGAAGGACTTCTTGGATGTCCTTTTGGAGTATCAAGGTGACGGAAAAGAAGGACCTGACAAAATTTCTGAGAGGAATATACTTATCATCATACTG GAAATGTTTTTCGCGGGGTCAGAAACGACAAGCAGTAGCATAGAATGGGCAATGGCAGAGCTATTACGCAATCCTGAATCGATGAGGAAGGTCAAAACAGAACTTGAAAGTGTGATCATGCCTAACAAAAGGGTCATGGAGAGTGACATGGATAAACTACCCTATCTGCAAGCAGTGGTAAAGGAAACCTTGAGACTACATCCGACAATCCCTCTATTGATGCGACGAAATTCAAAGGAAGACACCAAATTTATGGGGTATCACGTACCCAAAAACACCCAAGTTTTTGTAAATGTGTGGGCAATCGGAAGGGACCCTGATGCATGGGAAGACCCCTTGTCTTTCAAGCCCGAAAGATTTATAGGCTCGAATATTAATTACAACGGGCAACACTATGAGTTGCTTCCCTTTGGATCTGGGAGAAGGATTTGTGTTGGAATGGCACTGGCTCACCGAGTTCTTCACCTCACTTTGGCCACCTTGCTCTGGACTTTCGACTGGGAGCTTGACAGGTCAGTCACTCCCGGGAGTTTAGACATGGCAGAAAGAATGGGTATAACATTGCGAAAGCTGGAGCCTTTGAAAGCAATTCCCAGAAAAAGAATCTTGGTTAAGGATGAAATGATCATTTAA
- the LOC108219027 gene encoding pyruvate kinase 1, cytosolic codes for MHSNHLLLEEPIRMASILEPSKSSFFPAMTKIVGTLGPKSRSVDTISGCLKTGMSVARFDFSWGEPEYHQETLENLKIAVKSTKKLCAVMLDTVGPELQVVNKVEKSIALLADSTVIMTPYQGQEASSDVLPINFDGLAKAVKIGDTIFVGHYLFTGSETTSVWLEVESIKGDDVVCKIKNSATLAGSMFTLHVCQVRIEMPTLSEKDKEVISTWGVKNKIDFLSLSYTRHAEDVREAREFLSKLGDLSQTQIFAKIENIEGLTHFDEILQEADGIILSRGNLGIDLPPEKVFLFQKAAVYKCNMAGKPAVVTRVVDSMTDNLRPTRAEATDVANAVLDGSDAILLGAETLRGLYPVETISIVGKICAEAEKVFNQDMYFKKTVKYVGEPMTHLESIASSAVRAAIKVKASVIICFTSSGRAARLIAKYRPTMPVLSVVIPRLKTNQLRWSFSGAFEARQSLIVRGLFPMLADPRHPAESTSSTNESVLKVALDHGKSSGVIKSHDRVVVCQKVGDASVVKIIELED; via the exons ATGCATTCCAATCACTTGCTTCTCGAAGAGCCCATCAGGATGGCTTCAATCCTCGAGCCCTCTAAATCT AGCTTCTTTCCTGCAATGACAAAGATTGTGGGGACTTTGGGCCCAAAGTCACGATCTGTTGACACTATTTCGGGTTGTCTCAAAACTGGGATGTCAG TGGCAAGATTTGATTTTTCATGGGGTGAGCCTGAGTACCATCAGGAGACGTTGGAAAATCTCAAGATCGCTGTCAAGAGTACCAAGAAACTATGTGCT GTTATGCTAGACACCGTGGGGCCTGAACTGCAGGTGGTTAATAAAGTTGAAAAGTCTATAGCACTTCTGGCAGATAGTACTGTTATCATGACTCCTTATCAAGGTCAGGAAGCCTCTTCTGATGTGTTGCCAATCAACTTTGATGGACTAGCTAAG GCTGTCAAGATTGGAGACACTATTTTCGTTGGGCACTACCTGTTTACAGGAAGTGAAACAACATCTGTTTGGTTAGAG GTTGAAAGCATTAAAGGTGATGATGTGGTTTGCAAGATAAAGAATTCGGCAACATTGGCTGGGTCAATGTTTACACTCCATGTCTGTCAAGTCCGTATTGAAATGCCTACCCTGTCTGAAAAAGATAAAGAG GTCATAAGCACATGGGGTGTTAAAAACAAAATCGACTTCCTCTCGCTATCATATACACGACACGCTGAAGATGTTCGCGAA GCCCGTGAATTTCTATCTAAGCTAGGTGATCTGAGTCAGACTCAAATTTTtgccaaaattgaaaatatagaA GGTTTAACTCATTTTGACGAGATCCTGCAAGAGGCAGATGGTATTATCCTTTCCCGTGGAAATCTTGGTATAGATCTACCACCAGAGAAG GTATTTCTGTTTCAGAAAGCAGCTGTTTACAAGTGTAACATGGCAGGGAAGCCTGCTGTGGTAACCCGTGTTGTTGATAGCATGACTGACAATCTAAGGCCAACTCGTGCTGAAGCCACTGATGTTGCTAATGCTGTGTTGGATG GAAGTGATGCAATTCTTCTTGGGGCTGAAACTCTGCGAGGGTTGTACCCAGTCGAGACTATCTCTATTGTTGGTAAAATTTGTGCCGAG GCCGAGAAAGTCTTTAATCAAGACATGTATTTCAAGAAGACTGTCAAATATGTTGGAGAACCAATGACACATTTGGAATCAATTGCTTCCTCAGCG GTACGTGCGGCTATCAAGGTGAAGGCATCTGTTATCATTTGTTTCACTTCATCAGGCAGGGCTGCGAG ATTGATTGCAAAGTATAGGCCAACCATGCCAGTTTTGTCAGTCGTCATCCCACGGCTCAAGACAAATCAACTACGGTGGAGTTTTAGTGGTGCATTTGAG GCAAGGCAATCACTTATCGTCAGAGGACTGTTCCCAATGCTTGCTGATCCTCGCCATCCT GCCGAATCAACTAGTTCAACAAATGAGTCTGTACTGAAGGTTGCACTTGATCATGGAAAGTCATCAGGAGTCATTAAGTCACATGACAGGGTTGTAGTTTGCCAAAAAGTCGGTGATGCATCTGTGGTCAAGATTATTGAGCTTGAAGACTAA